From Lewinellaceae bacterium:
GCTGACCCTCCATCATTCGCTGAATGTAGGGCTTGATGGTGTCGTATTCAAACACCGGAACCTGCTTCTGCCAGGTGCTGTAATTTTTAATGCGGCGGAAACCGTATTCCTTGCCAAATGCTGTTGTGCGACCCCGCTCCAGCAGGTACTTGAACCAGGACTGCTGCACTGAACCCGGGCTTTGGCGGATGTGGTCCAAACGCTCATAGTGCCGCCGCAAATAACGACGAACCATTGTATTTGTAAGCGTTCTCCAGCTCATACCACCATTTGCTTAGGTAAAAGATACGCTAATTTATTTGAATTCTTCGGGAGCATCCAAATGCGGCTGCAGGAAGCCGTGCTTAGTTTGTTTTTTTTAATTAATATTGCACTCCAAATTTCTATAATATCATGAAAAAGATCTCAACGCTTACTTTACTCGCAATGATACTGGGATTAGCCACTTCCTGCGTTTCCAAAAAGAAATTTGATGCTTTGACACAGGATAAGATGAACCTGGAACAGAGCCTGGAAGCCAGTAAAATGCAAGTTTCCAAATTGGAAGACGAGAAGACCAGCCTCACCACTGAAAAGAATGAACTTTCAACACAAGTCAGTACGCTGAAACAAGACTTGTCCAAGACTCAGCAAGAGGTTGCTCAGGTAAAAACGGAGGTTCAGCAACAAGCAACCAAACTGGATAAACTGGAGTCAACCATCAACAGTGCGTTCGCTCCGATTGAAAAAACCGGATGGTCGGTTCATCAGGAAAACGACATGCTGTATATCTCGGTTGAAAATCCTGTTTTATTCCGCAGTGGGTCTGCTTCCGTCAGCCGGGATGCCAAAGACATTATCAATGGCATTGCTGAAGTTCTCAAGAACAATCCCGACGTGAAGATGATTGTAGAAGGACACGCGGACAATAAGACCATCAGCACCGATCGTTATCCCAGCAACTGGGAATTGAGTGCCGCCCGTTCTGCCAGTGTCGTAAAAGCATTGGTAAAAGCTGGTGTTGATGCAGCCCGCCTTACTGTAGCCGGACGCGGTGATACCATGCCAGCCAGTGCGGAAGGCAATACGACGGCTGATGCCCGTAAAATGAATCGTCGTACCGAATTTATTTTAGTACCAGGCATCTCGAAGCTTTACGAGCTGGACAAAATGTAATCCTTACTTATCCGATTATAACTGAAGGCCGGACGATATATTTCGCCGGCCTTTTTATTTTTGATTCCAAATCGGAAGCTCATGAGTTTGATGACTATCGGCACAGTCGCCTTTGATGATATTGAAACGCCTTTCGGCCGGGCTGAAAAGGTGGTTGGTGGTGCCTGTACTTACATCAGCTGGGCAGCATCGTATTTTATCCACGACATCAAACTCGTTTCCATTGTTGGCGACGATTTCCCATCATCTGAACTCCAGTTGATGCAACAGCGGGGAGTGGACCTTGCCGGTCTGGAGATTGTGCCCGGCAAGAAGACCTTCTTTTGGGCCGGACGCTACCATGAAAATATGAATCAGCGGGATACCCTGGTGACCGACTTAAATGTGCTGGCTGATTTTGATCCCGTATTACCTGCTTCTTACCGTGATTGTGATTACGTCATGCTGGGTAACCTGACCCCGGAGATCCAGCTGAAGGTGATCCGGCAGCTGGACCGGCGACCTAAGATCATCGCGCTGGATACCATGAATTTCTGGATGGATGTAGCCATGGATGGGCTGCTGGAAGTATTGCAGGAGGTGGACCTTTTGACCATCAATGATGAGGAGGCCAGGCAGCTCAGCGGAGAATATTCATTGATTTCTGCTGCCCGTAAGATCTTCACCATGGGCCCTCGTTTTTTAGTGGTGAAAAAGGGAGAACACGGAGCGCTTCTTTTTGCCCCGGACCGGGTATTTTATGCTCCGGCGTTGCCGCTGACCCAGGTAAAAGATCCTACCGGTGCAGGGGATACCTTTGCCGGAGGATTTATGGGTTACCTGGCTAAAACAGATGATATCTCATTCGATAACCTGAAGAAAGCCATCATTTACGGATCGGCGATGGCCTCATTTTGTGTTGAAGAATTCAGCCTTGACCGGCTTAAGGTACTGGATGAAGATGCCATTCAACACCGGGTCAGGCAGTTTGCCGACCTTGTCCACTTTGAATTATAACCGCATTACCAGTCACCGGGATACGGTTTAAATGTGAAACCGGCATTTTGTATCTTGCCATGGATAAAATACATGTCTATATGCGCTTTACCTTCACACTATCATTTTGTTTTGCCCTTACTCTGGCCTGGTCACAAACCAAAGACTGGCAGGATGATGTCCTGAAAAAGCTGGACATGCAGCAGGATCACTATGCTGCCACTGCCCTGCAGATCTGGAACTATGCGGAGGTTGGTTATCAGGAAACCAAAAGTTCTGCAGCCCTGCAGACGTTGTTGCGGGATGCCGGATTCCAGGTTACCACCGGCGTTGCCGAGATTCCTACTGCTTTTGTAGCCTCCTATGGTCAGGGTAAGCCCGTCATCGGGATCCTTGCTGAATTTGATGCATTGCCCGGTGTCTCACAAACAGCGGAACCTTACCGGGAAGAACGGGAAGACAACACCGCTGGCCATGCCTGCGGACATCACTTATTTGGCACTGCCTCCGTGGCTGCCGGCATTGCCATCAAACAATACATGCAGGAACACGGTTTAACCGGAACCCTTCGTGTTTACGGGACACCTGCTGAAGAAGGTGGTGGCGGTAAGGTCTACATGGTCCGGGCTGGTCTGTTTGATGACGTAGATGCTGTACTGCACTGGCATCCCGGCAATCAGAACAGCGCATCCGCATCCTCCTCACTGAGTAATAAATCCGCAAAATTCCGGTTCTATGGTAAGCCGTCACATGCGGCAGTATCCCCTGAGCGTGGCCGCTCTGCCCTGGATGCCGTCGAAGCGATGGATTATATGGTCAATATGATGCGTGAACACATCTCCTCAGAATCCCGGATCCACTACGTCATCACGCGCGGTGGGGAAGCACCTAATGTCGTCCCCGAGTTTGCCGAAGTCTTCTATTATTGCCGGCATCCGGATATGGCTATCGTAAAGCAAAATTTCGACTGGATCGTAGAAGCAGCCGAAGGCGCCGCCAAAGGAACCCAGACTCGGATGGAATATGAAGTGATTCACGGCCTGTACAATCTGCAACCTAATGAGACCCTGGCGCGGGTTATGTACCATAACCTTGAAAAAGTCGGAGGGGTCACCTATGATGCCGAAGAACTGGCTTTCGCGAACAAACTCCAGGAATCTTTCAGCCCCAAGCCTCCGGATCCTGCCCAGGCTGCTGACATTGAACCTTTCGAAGTCAATGAAAGAGGAAGCGGAGGTTCAACCGACGTCGGTGACATCAGCTGGGTGGTGCCCACGGCCGGCATGAGTGCGGCAACCTGGGTACCCGGCACCTCTGCACACAGCTGGCAAGCCGTAGCATGCGGTGGAACTTCGATCGGAATAAAAGGTATGATGGTCGCCGCGAAAACCATCGCCCTTACCGGTATTGAACTCATCCAGGATAAAAAAACCCTTGATGAAGCTAAAACTGAACTCCAGAAAAGGACCGGGTCGGATTTCAAATACGAACCTTTGATTGGCGATCGTAAACCTCCACTGGATTATCGCAACAACAAATAATAATCCATGACCGGACCCATCCTTTCTGAATTAAGGCAAGCCAAAGCACAAAACCAGAAGAAATTCGCGGTCCTCATCGATCCTGATAAATTGCGTCTGAACCATATGGAGCAGGTTCTGACCCTTGCTTCCAATGCCAAAGTGGATTATTTTTTTGTGGGCGGCAGTTTGATCGTGAATGATATGCTCGATCAATGTCTGACCCAGATCAAAGCACTCTGCGATATTCCATTGATCCTCTTTCCCGGAAATTCATTTCAGCTCAGTTACCGGGCCGATGCCATCTTATTTTTATCACTGATTTCTGGGAGAAATCCGGACCTGCTGATTGGAAAACACGTCATCACGGCACCATTTCTGAAAGTGAGTCCACTGGAGATCATAGCGACCGGTTACATGCTGATCGACGGTGGTGTTCCGACCACCGTAACGTACATGAGTAATACCGTACCCATACCACGCAACAAGTCGGACATTGCCCTGTGTACCGCTATGGCCGGAGAGATGCTGGGTTTGAAGACCATCTATCTGGACGC
This genomic window contains:
- a CDS encoding OmpA family protein, whose amino-acid sequence is MKKISTLTLLAMILGLATSCVSKKKFDALTQDKMNLEQSLEASKMQVSKLEDEKTSLTTEKNELSTQVSTLKQDLSKTQQEVAQVKTEVQQQATKLDKLESTINSAFAPIEKTGWSVHQENDMLYISVENPVLFRSGSASVSRDAKDIINGIAEVLKNNPDVKMIVEGHADNKTISTDRYPSNWELSAARSASVVKALVKAGVDAARLTVAGRGDTMPASAEGNTTADARKMNRRTEFILVPGISKLYELDKM
- a CDS encoding bifunctional hydroxymethylpyrimidine kinase/phosphomethylpyrimidine kinase, with the translated sequence MSLMTIGTVAFDDIETPFGRAEKVVGGACTYISWAASYFIHDIKLVSIVGDDFPSSELQLMQQRGVDLAGLEIVPGKKTFFWAGRYHENMNQRDTLVTDLNVLADFDPVLPASYRDCDYVMLGNLTPEIQLKVIRQLDRRPKIIALDTMNFWMDVAMDGLLEVLQEVDLLTINDEEARQLSGEYSLISAARKIFTMGPRFLVVKKGEHGALLFAPDRVFYAPALPLTQVKDPTGAGDTFAGGFMGYLAKTDDISFDNLKKAIIYGSAMASFCVEEFSLDRLKVLDEDAIQHRVRQFADLVHFEL
- a CDS encoding amidohydrolase; this encodes MRFTFTLSFCFALTLAWSQTKDWQDDVLKKLDMQQDHYAATALQIWNYAEVGYQETKSSAALQTLLRDAGFQVTTGVAEIPTAFVASYGQGKPVIGILAEFDALPGVSQTAEPYREEREDNTAGHACGHHLFGTASVAAGIAIKQYMQEHGLTGTLRVYGTPAEEGGGGKVYMVRAGLFDDVDAVLHWHPGNQNSASASSSLSNKSAKFRFYGKPSHAAVSPERGRSALDAVEAMDYMVNMMREHISSESRIHYVITRGGEAPNVVPEFAEVFYYCRHPDMAIVKQNFDWIVEAAEGAAKGTQTRMEYEVIHGLYNLQPNETLARVMYHNLEKVGGVTYDAEELAFANKLQESFSPKPPDPAQAADIEPFEVNERGSGGSTDVGDISWVVPTAGMSAATWVPGTSAHSWQAVACGGTSIGIKGMMVAAKTIALTGIELIQDKKTLDEAKTELQKRTGSDFKYEPLIGDRKPPLDYRNNK
- a CDS encoding geranylgeranylglyceryl/heptaprenylglyceryl phosphate synthase, whose translation is MTGPILSELRQAKAQNQKKFAVLIDPDKLRLNHMEQVLTLASNAKVDYFFVGGSLIVNDMLDQCLTQIKALCDIPLILFPGNSFQLSYRADAILFLSLISGRNPDLLIGKHVITAPFLKVSPLEIIATGYMLIDGGVPTTVTYMSNTVPIPRNKSDIALCTAMAGEMLGLKTIYLDAGSGAANPVATTMIEDVAGAIEIPLIVGGGIRTPEKAYANAKAGADLMVVGNAIEEDPGLILELSAAIHEANTTITKITP